The following proteins are encoded in a genomic region of Portunus trituberculatus isolate SZX2019 chromosome 13, ASM1759143v1, whole genome shotgun sequence:
- the LOC123503036 gene encoding DNA helicase MCM8-like isoform X4, whose translation MLGATYQSYRLHGRGQEVDQCGMSEGARQGWKQGGGGWRGRRGNWRGGGGGGKWRGRGRNWRGRGGGSWRGQGGNWQGRGANWRGGNSQECVEGSMPPPSSIPWPPSQPAITTLLPQVPTPYRGWHLYMTQTYSEHLDTVGFLCAFEKYLKQKYHKCLRSELEERRAFSVDLKELVSDEDVKTAIPDLPNLVLNSPEDVINCLGLAMHQLLTEEVEAELKAEAEEVLSGAADSTDRAALEALVPETQLPRIHARLTNHSKLTKLGALKSSHYGKLVSVRGTVVRVSPVKPLCTVLAFSCLGCGGVQGVGQPEGRYLMPSSCAATPGCRSRSFVPERSHRLTHTVDWQTFTMQEIISDDPREGGRIPRTVDCEAKEDLVDSCVPGDLVTVTGIVKVSQSQEGRGGKGDKCMFLLYIDASSVTNGKGRGTGADSASVGIEFSLKDYYAIQEIQAEPNLFRLLVGSLCPSIYGHEMVKAGLLLCLFGGCGRGSKGAVAVRGNSHILVVGDPGLGKSQMLQACANVSPRGVYVCGNNTTTPGLTVTLCREGGGAGDYAMEAGALVLADQGSCCIDEFDKMGSQYQALMEAMEQQTVSIAKAGVLCTLPARTSILAAANPCAGHYNRAKTVSENLRLKPAMLSRFDLIFVLLDKPDEELDCRLSEHVMALHSGTGGKMGHTTFSKNRNSSFASTSSTLDEDDDKALRSRGFPESPRNGKDDLL comes from the exons gGCAAGAGGTGGACCAGTGTGGAATGTCGGAAGGTGCCAGGCAAGGGTGGAAGCAAGGAGGTGGTGGATggagaggcagaagaggaaactggagaggaggaggaggaggaggaaagtggaggggaagaggaagaaactggaggggccgaggaggaggaagctggagAGGTCAAGGAGGAAACTGGCAGGGTAGAGGAGCAAactggagaggaggaaatagtcaAG AATGTGTGGAGGGGTCAATGCCGCCTCCCTCCAGCATTCCCTGGCCACCATCTCAACCAGCCATCACCACACTGCTGCCACAAGTCCCCACACCTTACAGAGGATGGCACCTCTACATGACACAGA CTTATAGTGAACACTTGGACACAGTGGGGTTTCTGTGTGCCTTTGAAAAATACTTGAAGCAGAAGTATCACAAATGTCTGCGCAGTGAACTGGAGGAGCGCAGGGCTTTTTCTGTTGACCTAAAGGAGCTGGTGAGTGATGAAGATGTCAAGACAGCAATACCAGATCTGCCCAACTTGGTTTTGAACTCGCCAGAGGACGTCATCAACTGTCTGGGTCTGGCAATGCATCAG CTGCTGACAGAGGAGGTTGAGGCAGAATTGAAAGCAGAAGCAGAGGAGGTATTGAGTGGGGCAGCTGATAGTACTGACAGGGCAGCTCTGGAAGCCCTAGTGCCAGAGACACAGCTGCCACGCATCCATGCCCGCCTCACCAATCACAGCAAACTCACCAAGCTGGGTGCTCTCAAATCCAGCCACTATG GCAAGCTAGTGAGTGTGCGGGGAACAGTGGTGCGTGTAAGTCCCGTCAAGCCACTATGCACAGTGCTGGCCTTCTCCTGTTTGGGCTGCGGTGGGGTGCAAGGTGTGGGACAGCCGGAGGGGCGCTACCTGATGCCCTCTTCCTGTGCTGCCACGCCTGGCTGCCGGTCTCGTTCTTTTGTGCCAGAGAGGTCCCACCGCCTCACTCACACAGTGGACTGGCAGACCTTCACCATGCAGGAGATCATCAGTGATGACCcg AGGGAGGGGGGCAGGATCCCCCGCACAGTGGACTGTGAGGCTAAGGAGGATCTGGTGGACTCCTGTGTGCCAGGAGACTTGGTCACTGTCACCGGCATTGTCAAG GTGAGCCAGAGCCAGGAGGGGCGTGGTGGCAAGGGGGACAAGTGCATGTTCCTGCTGTACATCGATGCCTCGTCCGTCACTAACGGCAAGGGTCGGGGTACTGGGGCTGACTCCGCCTCTGTTGGCATTGAGTTCAGTCTCAAGGATTACTATGCCATTCAG GAGATCCAAGCGGAGCCAAACTTGTTCCGGCTGCTGGTGGGGTCACTGTGCCCATCTATCTATGGCCATGAGATGGTGAAGGCTGGGCTGCTGCTGTGCCTGTTTGGGGGCTGTGGCCGGGGCAGCAAGGGGGCAGTAGCAGTGCGGGGCAACTCTCATATCCTGGTGGTGGGGGACCCTGGCCTGGGCAAGAGTCAGATGCTGCAGGCATGTGCAAACGTGTCTCCCCGTG gagtgtatgtgtgtggcaacaataccaccactccAGGTCTGACAGTGACACTATGTCGGGAGGGCGGTGGTGCAGGGGACTATGCCATGGAGGCTGGGGCTCTGGTGCTGGCTGACCAGGGCTCCTGCTGCATTGATGAATTTGACAAGATGGGCAGCCAGTACCAG GCACTGATGGAAGCCATGGAGCAGCAGACAGTTAGCATTGCCAAGGCAGGAGTGTTGTGCACCCTGCCAGCCCGCACCTCCATTTTGGCGGCAGCCAATCCATGTGCTGGCCACTACAACAGGGCCAAGACTGTCTCTGAAAACCTGAGGCTTAAACCTGCCATGCTGTCTCGCTTCGACCTCATCTTTGTTCTCCTTGACAAACCGGATGAG GAGCTTGACTGCCGCCTGTCAGAGCATGTGATGGCGCTGCACAGCGGGACAGGTGGCAAGATGGGCCACACAACATTTTCAAAGAACAGAAATTCCAGCTttgcctccacttcctccacgcttgatgaagatgatgacaaaGCCCTCAG